The following are encoded together in the Salvia hispanica cultivar TCC Black 2014 chromosome 6, UniMelb_Shisp_WGS_1.0, whole genome shotgun sequence genome:
- the LOC125193834 gene encoding putative two-component response regulator ARR13: protein MVAATNQQDNVQLASVSNAVVAEANKDSLSIEDAARLSQKQKTVELYEETGYKGKKRRITWTNKMHQKFLDAIERLGYDKAVPKRIVEVMGVPGLTRENVASHLQKYRWSMRRTKETVFGSHLTGEDLVFGSAMGTEFYTRMRSDVRNMMQWRHKYCSSSKNSNTNKFVGYRFKGNQIDYGPINKINTFAEFSTTERLQDQSMNYVQHHPLLDQNTSCIMQQSSLLGSSASRNHCQEPDLLSSYALEIESLLQGPPTQQPQQISGDSLLDQLESWGSSANAVHFHDPTTASPVLHPPIQDFFDDSFQQHCSPVTTPPLAEMFRNLDIFDRNTYDQIDIQEFDDTYFSQDDYTYSNVTN from the exons ATGGTGGCAGCAACTAATCAGCAAGACAATGTTCAGCTAGCATCCGTTTCTAATGCTGTCGTTGCTGAAGCAAACAAGGATTCTTTGTCGATTGAGGATGCAGCACGCTTGAGCCAGAAACAGAAGACTGTGGAGTTATACGAGGAGACAGGTTATAAAGGGAAGAAGCGAAGGATTACTTGGACAAATAAAATGCATCAGAAATTCTTGGATGCAATTGAAAGACTGGGATATGACA AGGCGGTTCCTAAGAGAATAGTTGAAGTTATGGGCGTCCCCGGGCTTACCAGGGAGAACGTTGCTAGCCATTTACAG AAATACCGGTGGAGCATGAGACGAACAAAGGAAACTGTCTTCGGCTCACATTTGACAGGTGAAGATCTTGTCTTTGGCTCTGCAATGGGGACTGAGTTCTACACAAGAATGAGAAGTGATGTGAGAAACATGATGCAATGGAGACACAAATATTGTTCGTCTTCTAAGAACTCCAACACCAACAAATTTGTGGGATACAGATTCAAAGGTAACCAAATTGACTATGGTCCCATCAACAAGATCAACACATTTGCAGAGTTCTCTACTACAGAGAGATTACAAGATCAATCCATGAACTACGTTCAACACCACCCATTGTTGGATCAGAACACTAGCTGCATTATGCAACAATCTTCTCTGTTAGGGAGTTCTGCATCAAGAAATCATTGCCAAGAACCAGACTTGCTCTCCTCGTATGCCTTGGAAATCGAGAGTCTGCTCCAAGGCCCTCCAACTCAACAACCACAGCAGATCTCAGGAGACTCTTTGCTAGACCAGCTGGAATCTTGGGGTTCCTCAGCAAATGCAGTTCATTTCCACGATCCGACAACAGCCTCTCCAGTGCTTCATCCTCCCATTCAAGATTTCTTTGATGATAGCTTTCAGCAGCATTGTTCTCCTGTCACAACACCACCATTGGCTGAGATGTTCCgaaatttagatatttttgaCCGAAACACATACGATCAGATTGATATACAAGAATTTGATGACACCTATTTCAGTCAAGATGATTATACATATAGCAACGTTACTAATTAG
- the LOC125193835 gene encoding ribosomal RNA small subunit methyltransferase, chloroplastic-like produces the protein MSSLFRPILSFHQTRTHDILAAGNLGDAVPRLKASGTTSKGKPVRKQDDYHSTLKALNSKGRFPRKSLGQHYMVNGSVNEELVAAANVKQGDVVLEIGPGTGSLTNALVEAGATVLAIEKDPYMASLVRERFDGLGCVKVVEEDFTRSHIRSHMSSFLSAKDPAHGNSSMAKVVANIPFNISTDVVKQLLPMGDIFSEVVLLIQEEAAQRFVDSSLKSSEHRPINVFVNFYSDPEYKLKVPRSNFFPQPKVDAAVVAFKLKKPADYPNVSSLKSFFSMVNSAFNGKRKMLRKSLHHICPSTDIEAALSALNLPPTSRPEELTLENFVKLHNSIDRYVNKITIVE, from the exons ATGAGCAGTCTCTTCCGCCCAATCCTTTCCTTCCACCAAACCAGAACGCACGATATCCTCGCCGCCGGCAACCTCGGCGATGCAGTGCCGCGTCTAAAAGCCAGCGGCACAACCTCGAAAGGGAAACCCGTAAGGAAACAAGACGACTACCACTCCACCCTTAAAGCCCTCAACTCCAAAGGCCGTTTTCCAAGAAAATCTCTCGGCCAG CACTATATGGTAAATGGGTCGGTGAATGAGGAGCTAGTGGCGGCTGCTAATGTGAAACAAGGTGATGTAGTGTTAGAAATTGGGCCAGGAACTGGTTCTTTAACTAATGCGCTAGTGGAAGCTGGTGCAACTGTTCTAGCTATCGAAAAG GATCCTTATATGGCATCACTAGTGAGGGAACGCTTCGACGGATTAGGATGTGTGAAG gTTGTGGAAGAGGATTTTACAAGATCCCATATACGATCTCATATGTCCTCATTCTTGTCAGCTAAAGACCCAGCACATGGAAATTCATCTATGGCTAAG GTGGTAGCGAACATACCTTTCAACATAAGCACTGATGTGGTGAAACAACTTCTTCCAATGGGAGACATCTTCTCGGAAGTGGTGCTTTTAATTCAG GAAGAAGCAGCACAACGTTTTGTGGATTCCTCGTTGAAATCATCCGAGCATCGACCCATTAATGTTTTCGTGAACTTCTATTCAG ATCCTGAATACAAGCTTAAGGTGCCAAGATCAAATTTCTTCCCCCAGCCTAAG GTGGATGCCGCTGTGGTCGCATTTAAACTGAAAAAACCCGCGGACTATCCCAACGTTTCATCCCTCAAGAGCTTCTTTTCAATG GTGAATTCTGCATTCAATGGAAAGCGTAAAATGCTGAGAAAATCTCTTCACCACATTTGCCCTTCAACTGATATTGAAGCTGCTCTATCTGCTCTCAATCTCCCCCCTACT TCAAGACCCGAAGAGCTCACGTTAGAGAATTTTGTGAAACTCCACAATTCGATAGATAgatatgtaaataaaatcacaattgtGGAGTAA
- the LOC125193837 gene encoding uncharacterized protein LOC125193837, translated as MEVETEAEAPPPELAAVLEHAALMAKRLPSAADPSQLLQIHAALHAARHRLSLFLSPPPENSVSSAAGEPMQMEDEDEEQSSRAAVEKVAWRMKECFIQNKRPKRRLSPSAEQQRRRSFEDEADAAPEVFDPLITKLRALELIHQFHA; from the coding sequence ATGGAGGTCGAAACAGAAGCGGAGGCGCCGCCGCCGGAGCTCGCCGCAGTTCTAGAACACGCAGCCCTAATGGCGAAGCGGCTCCCATCCGCTGCCGATCCATCCCAACTCCTCCAAATCCACGCTGCGCTCCACGCGGCCCGCCACCGCCTCTCCCTCTTCCTCTCTCCGCCGCCGGAGAATTCCgtctcctccgccgccggcGAGCCCATGCAGATggaggacgaggacgaggagcAGAGCTCGCGAGCCGCCGTCGAGAAGGTGGCGTGGCGGATGAAAGAGTGTTTTATACAGAACAAGAGGCCCAAGCGCCGCCTCTCGCCTTCCGCAgagcagcagcggcggcggagcTTCGAGGATGAGGCCGACGCGGCGCCGGAGGTGTTTGATCCTTTAATTACTAAGCTGCGCGCTCTTGAATTGATTCACCAGTTTCACGCTTGa